Within the Enterobacter bugandensis genome, the region GCCCGAAAGGGGCCGAGCTGAAGGACGCCGCCGCGCTGAGCGGAAAAACCATCGGCGTGACGCGCGGGGCGGTGGAGGACATGGTGCTGACCGGCCTGGCACCGAAAGACGCCAACGTGAAACGCTACGAAGACAACAACACCACGCTTTCGGCCTATCTCTCCGGCCAGGTGCAGTACGTGGCGACCGGCAACCTCGTGGTGGCGGCCATTTCGCGCCAGAACGCGGATAAAGCCCCGGTGCCGAGCTTTATGCTGAAAGACTCACCGTGCTTTATCGGCCTGAAGAAGAACGAACCGGCCCTGAAGGCAAAAGTGGATGCGCTGATTGAGCAGGGCATCAAGGACGGCACGCTGAACGGCCTGTCCGAGCAATGGCTGAAGGCCCCGCTGCCGGCAAACCTTGGCGCCTGAGCCGATGACGGAGCAACTTGATTTTTCAGCCCTCTGGCCGCACTGGCCGGAGCTGCTGGCGGGGCTGTGGGTCACCATTCAGCTGACGGTAATGGCAACCGTCGGCGGGCT harbors:
- a CDS encoding transporter substrate-binding domain-containing protein, with the protein product MKKLLIALAGAACLFTQMPAKADQLQDIEKRGTIRIAVPQDFPPFGSVGTDLQPQGYDIDMARYLAKQMKLKLQLVPVTSANRVPYLQTDKVDLVISSLGKNPEREKVIDFSRAYAPFFLGVFGPKGAELKDAAALSGKTIGVTRGAVEDMVLTGLAPKDANVKRYEDNNTTLSAYLSGQVQYVATGNLVVAAISRQNADKAPVPSFMLKDSPCFIGLKKNEPALKAKVDALIEQGIKDGTLNGLSEQWLKAPLPANLGA